A genomic window from Bdellovibrio sp. SKB1291214 includes:
- a CDS encoding LamG-like jellyroll fold domain-containing protein, whose protein sequence is MMKWLLILTTAFTFTACTKKGSSIEDGFLAGVSISAGASTIEIATSTLISGNSTTVTLTTRDSEGNIFHVPGSNPDVQFKTSGGTSTGIFSSVTNHGDGTYTATFSGAVAGSQTTIGATINGQGLSSTNAKVTVLPANYSAANSYVSLSATTVASRSTITATFYAMDATNTQLPGGGLAVSFNIASGTSTGTFGATTDNGDGSYTAVFTGKLVGTAASVSASVAGIPISSTLPTVTVTPGTASAIAVNAGNNQSAVVNNALGSSLKVKVTDAEGNVVPSAQIDWTTTGNSSLGSATDNTDSAGISANTLTVGTVTGSYTVTAKIHGTTTTATFTATATPGAINNFLLSGVPSSATAGTAFTTTITARDSYNNVKTDYTGTIQFSSSDSGSPTLPANYTYVVGDAGVKQFSFNLKTTGNQTITATQSGGSPTVTSSAIAVSAATISQLAIITGPTTTVAGSSISTIVVRALDAYSNTATSFTGNITLAIGTNAGSGTLSGTKTVAATAGSASFSAVSIDKVGTGYTLVASASGATSATSLTFNITPAAGSTIAISSGNNQSAVVNTALGTILVAVVRDAYGNLAPNSDVDWTSSAGTLGSATTTSNSSGLASNSITLGTVTGAHTITATVNGTSSSVNFTATATPGAIDNFILSGVPTSATAGTSFTTTVTARDSYNNVKTDYTGVIQFTSSDPNSPTLPSNYTFVSGDAGTKQFSFTLKTTGGHTITATQVSGGSPTVTSSNISVSAAAISQLLFIAEPSNTVAGSTISTVTVRALDAYANTASSFTGNITLAIGTNAGSGTLSGTKTVAATAGTANFTDLSIEKSGTGYTLSATASGASAKISSTFNITPDAPASIAVSSGNNQSGTISTALGSSLVAVVKDAYGNNVPSTTVNWSTTAGTLGSASSTSNSSGLASNTLTLSSTTGAHTVTATVDGTAFSTTFTETATNGPASQLSFSTQPVGGVTPGTALATQPVVRILDASGNLVTTGADATATVSLSLTTGTGALGGTTSLSAVGGVATFTNVNATVYGTGKVMTATKSGTIMSGGVGSLTQTSNSFDITQASPTAFTISSVSVVEADKLRVSWGASTNANSYTVKYGTSAGNYTTTASTSATSPFDITGLTGGTTYYIMVTAVNSATSVDATSEAMGIPISAFTLTSLTPGTGSSSLAFASAAGATTYDVLYDTSSHTASQTYASTTTSVTSPATTSSLSAGTTYYYRVRANNSFGSLVSTNELSGAVYQNFTLSIPFTAGTESSYSISNTTGTALSGGYALLKKSPQTDSSSTDFPASGMTSVQWDSTKNVVRLSATANTSSFDSSWTPAWSNMVAYYKFDGNLNDSIGSNNLTMTGTAAYPTGKVGSALTVDASNYATVNNINLFNSSYSISSWVYITSTANSNRPIVSYGTSAANAGFFYGPFGSLYENFTVNDSTGNTVISPLTYAVSDRNRWVHFLVTYNASNKLKTMYRDGLFLNQASSSADISTTNGTMYIGRNYNGDAMIGQIDEVGIWNTALTQTQAAAIYNAQVGKYTGKFNSRIMDAQAYGSTDTSWTALTFKTSLPFGKELSEGTESSTYYPSVATALNTSLKGLWHFNEASYNGTAGEVKDAMGISHGTRSGSGTAINTNRSKFNYSVGFDNRDSTTNYNNYISAGASNTFIASDNQALTISGWVFANYLDNTGATTIDNRLVTLHRGSPGETLGFGFGQNGKLMVYSYNDGTPLYVSSSTAISKYVWTHVAMTFDGTCFQLYLNGEASGTCINGKLNAASSTPIYFGTIDTTVAGRYRGLLDEVGIWSRALSVNEMRELYRRTSNRIKYQVRSCSQSDCSDQNAVSGLGWKGPDNSVDTYFSENYNKANNSLTGANLGTTASMTFSNFAGFSVTSNRYFQYRAFFESDDASTNCTYNSTATYCSPELVSVTAGPDRYDNTIPTFTTTGAGVTSAFQTLDSNGFTETLGTNGCSAGAKYALSSNGTNYYYYNGTSWAASSDYSTASTAAQINAGISTFVATAGTGTLRVKSFLKSSATTQCEIDNLQITGKKY, encoded by the coding sequence AAACTTCTGGTGGTACGAGCACTGGTATTTTCAGCTCAGTTACTAATCATGGCGATGGCACTTATACAGCAACCTTTAGTGGAGCGGTCGCCGGTTCACAAACTACTATTGGCGCCACAATCAACGGGCAAGGATTAAGCTCAACAAATGCGAAGGTAACAGTTCTTCCGGCTAACTATTCTGCGGCGAACTCTTATGTTTCTTTATCTGCAACTACGGTTGCATCACGTTCGACGATCACTGCGACTTTTTATGCAATGGATGCCACGAACACACAACTTCCTGGTGGCGGGTTAGCTGTTTCTTTTAATATTGCCAGTGGGACAAGCACAGGTACTTTTGGTGCGACAACGGATAATGGGGACGGATCGTACACGGCCGTTTTCACGGGTAAGCTTGTTGGGACCGCAGCCTCTGTTTCTGCATCTGTTGCAGGAATCCCCATTTCAAGCACTCTGCCAACTGTAACAGTAACTCCCGGGACTGCTTCCGCTATTGCAGTCAATGCCGGTAATAACCAATCGGCTGTGGTAAATAACGCCTTAGGTTCATCGTTAAAAGTTAAAGTGACTGATGCTGAAGGTAACGTTGTTCCATCTGCGCAAATTGATTGGACGACAACGGGCAACTCTTCACTTGGCTCCGCAACAGACAATACAGATTCTGCGGGTATCAGCGCAAATACATTAACAGTCGGAACGGTTACAGGAAGCTACACTGTCACTGCAAAGATTCATGGCACCACAACGACTGCAACATTCACGGCGACTGCGACTCCGGGTGCTATCAATAACTTCCTTCTTTCGGGTGTTCCATCCAGCGCAACGGCTGGTACAGCATTCACAACAACTATTACGGCACGCGATTCGTATAACAACGTTAAAACGGACTACACGGGTACGATTCAATTCTCTTCGTCAGACTCAGGCTCTCCGACTCTTCCAGCAAACTATACTTATGTGGTTGGTGATGCGGGAGTCAAACAATTCTCTTTTAATTTAAAGACAACAGGCAATCAAACCATCACGGCGACACAAAGTGGCGGTTCACCAACCGTGACTTCCTCGGCGATTGCTGTTTCTGCTGCAACGATCAGTCAGCTTGCGATTATAACAGGACCAACAACAACTGTGGCAGGAAGCTCCATTTCCACGATTGTAGTTCGTGCACTTGATGCATATTCAAATACGGCAACTTCATTTACAGGTAATATCACGCTGGCTATCGGAACAAATGCTGGCTCGGGTACTTTAAGTGGTACTAAAACAGTGGCAGCGACAGCAGGTTCAGCGTCGTTTTCAGCTGTTTCCATCGACAAAGTAGGTACAGGTTATACTCTGGTGGCAAGCGCATCAGGCGCCACTTCGGCAACATCACTCACTTTCAATATCACTCCTGCTGCAGGGTCAACGATCGCGATTTCCTCTGGTAATAACCAATCCGCGGTGGTGAATACAGCACTCGGTACAATTCTTGTGGCTGTTGTTCGCGATGCTTATGGCAACTTAGCTCCCAATTCAGATGTGGATTGGACATCAAGTGCCGGTACTCTTGGCAGTGCAACAACAACTTCGAATTCTTCTGGTTTAGCTTCAAATTCCATTACCTTAGGAACAGTTACGGGTGCTCACACAATCACGGCAACTGTGAATGGTACTTCTTCAAGCGTCAATTTCACTGCCACTGCAACTCCGGGTGCAATCGATAACTTTATTCTTTCTGGTGTGCCGACTTCGGCAACTGCTGGAACTAGCTTCACCACCACTGTCACGGCTCGCGATAGCTATAATAATGTTAAAACAGATTATACGGGCGTTATTCAATTCACTTCTTCAGATCCAAACTCCCCGACTTTGCCTTCAAACTATACCTTCGTTTCGGGCGACGCTGGGACGAAGCAGTTTAGCTTCACTTTGAAAACCACAGGTGGGCATACGATCACAGCGACACAAGTTTCAGGTGGCTCGCCAACCGTGACTTCCTCCAACATCAGCGTTTCTGCAGCTGCGATTTCTCAACTGTTATTTATCGCTGAGCCCTCAAACACAGTCGCTGGCAGTACAATTTCAACCGTAACGGTGCGCGCCCTTGATGCTTACGCTAATACGGCGTCATCATTCACTGGCAATATCACTTTGGCGATTGGTACAAATGCGGGATCTGGTACTTTAAGTGGTACAAAAACGGTTGCGGCGACGGCAGGCACTGCGAATTTCACCGATCTATCCATTGAAAAATCCGGCACAGGTTATACTTTATCAGCGACTGCTTCAGGTGCCTCTGCAAAAATATCCAGCACGTTCAATATCACACCAGATGCACCAGCGAGCATTGCTGTTTCCAGCGGGAACAACCAATCTGGTACGATTAGCACAGCCTTGGGCTCAAGCTTGGTTGCAGTCGTTAAAGATGCTTATGGTAATAACGTGCCAAGCACTACGGTTAACTGGAGTACGACAGCAGGTACCTTAGGCTCTGCTTCAAGCACTTCAAACTCGTCTGGTTTGGCATCTAATACTTTAACACTCTCTTCGACAACCGGTGCGCACACTGTCACGGCCACTGTCGATGGCACAGCATTTTCCACGACATTTACAGAGACTGCAACAAATGGTCCTGCCAGCCAGTTAAGCTTTTCCACTCAGCCGGTTGGTGGAGTGACACCAGGGACAGCTCTTGCGACACAACCGGTGGTTCGCATTCTTGATGCTAGCGGAAATCTTGTAACAACCGGTGCAGACGCAACTGCAACTGTGTCGTTGTCTTTAACAACAGGCACGGGAGCATTGGGTGGGACGACATCACTTAGTGCGGTCGGCGGTGTTGCCACATTTACTAATGTGAACGCAACAGTTTATGGAACTGGCAAAGTCATGACAGCAACAAAATCGGGAACAATTATGTCCGGTGGTGTTGGTTCGTTGACTCAAACTTCGAACAGTTTTGATATCACGCAGGCCTCTCCAACAGCCTTCACAATTTCCAGCGTCAGTGTCGTTGAAGCCGATAAGCTTCGCGTATCCTGGGGCGCATCCACGAATGCCAACAGTTATACTGTGAAATACGGTACGAGTGCTGGTAACTATACAACGACGGCCTCTACTTCTGCGACTTCACCGTTTGATATTACTGGTCTAACTGGTGGCACCACGTACTACATCATGGTAACTGCTGTTAATTCGGCAACGTCTGTAGATGCGACATCTGAGGCGATGGGTATTCCAATCAGTGCATTCACCTTGACATCACTCACTCCGGGAACTGGAAGTTCGTCGCTGGCATTTGCCTCTGCTGCAGGCGCCACAACTTATGACGTGCTTTACGATACGAGCTCACACACGGCCAGCCAAACTTACGCTTCAACAACTACGAGTGTGACGTCACCAGCAACAACTTCAAGTTTGTCAGCAGGAACGACTTATTATTACCGAGTTCGTGCTAACAACTCCTTCGGGTCGTTGGTTTCAACAAACGAACTTTCCGGTGCGGTTTACCAGAATTTTACGTTAAGCATTCCATTCACTGCTGGAACTGAATCGAGCTATTCGATCAGTAATACTACAGGTACTGCGCTGTCTGGTGGCTATGCTTTGCTAAAAAAATCTCCTCAAACAGATAGCAGTTCAACAGATTTCCCAGCATCCGGCATGACTTCGGTTCAATGGGATTCTACAAAAAATGTGGTGCGCTTAAGTGCAACAGCCAATACAAGTTCGTTCGATAGCTCATGGACTCCAGCATGGAGCAACATGGTCGCCTACTACAAATTTGATGGAAATTTGAATGACTCTATTGGAAGTAATAATTTAACCATGACGGGTACTGCCGCATATCCTACGGGAAAAGTTGGTTCAGCTTTGACGGTGGATGCCAGCAACTATGCGACAGTGAATAACATTAATCTATTCAATAGCTCGTACTCAATTTCTTCTTGGGTTTATATTACAAGCACCGCAAACTCGAATCGCCCTATTGTTTCCTACGGAACTTCGGCTGCAAACGCCGGTTTCTTCTACGGGCCGTTCGGTTCACTTTACGAAAATTTTACGGTGAATGATAGTACGGGTAATACTGTTATCAGTCCGCTCACGTACGCCGTATCTGATAGAAATCGTTGGGTTCATTTTTTAGTAACCTATAATGCAAGCAATAAATTGAAAACCATGTATCGCGACGGCTTGTTTCTGAATCAAGCTTCTTCTTCTGCTGATATCAGCACGACAAATGGTACGATGTACATCGGTCGCAACTACAATGGCGATGCGATGATTGGACAAATTGACGAGGTGGGTATTTGGAATACGGCTCTTACGCAAACTCAAGCGGCGGCTATCTATAATGCACAGGTCGGAAAGTACACTGGAAAATTCAACTCTCGCATCATGGACGCTCAAGCCTACGGTTCGACAGACACATCTTGGACAGCATTGACATTTAAAACGTCACTGCCATTTGGTAAAGAATTGTCCGAAGGTACAGAGAGCTCAACTTATTACCCGTCTGTTGCGACCGCGCTGAATACTTCGTTGAAGGGCCTATGGCATTTCAATGAGGCCAGCTATAACGGTACCGCTGGAGAAGTAAAAGATGCCATGGGTATTAGTCATGGTACTCGTTCAGGATCAGGTACAGCGATTAATACAAACCGTTCTAAATTTAATTACTCTGTCGGTTTTGATAACCGTGATTCAACAACGAACTACAACAACTATATATCTGCGGGTGCAAGTAATACATTTATCGCTTCCGATAACCAAGCTCTTACGATTTCCGGCTGGGTGTTTGCAAATTACCTGGACAATACAGGTGCCACGACGATCGACAATCGCCTTGTGACATTGCACCGTGGTTCTCCTGGAGAAACTCTAGGATTTGGTTTCGGTCAAAACGGAAAATTGATGGTTTACAGTTACAATGATGGAACACCTCTATATGTATCATCAAGTACAGCTATCTCAAAATACGTATGGACACATGTTGCAATGACATTCGATGGCACATGCTTCCAGCTTTATCTCAATGGTGAAGCGTCTGGAACTTGTATCAATGGTAAATTAAATGCCGCCAGCAGCACTCCTATCTATTTTGGTACAATCGACACGACGGTTGCCGGCAGATACAGAGGCTTATTGGATGAAGTGGGCATCTGGTCACGCGCACTGAGTGTGAATGAAATGCGTGAACTTTACAGACGTACCTCAAATCGTATTAAATACCAAGTTCGTTCATGCAGCCAATCAGACTGTTCTGATCAAAATGCTGTGAGTGGCTTAGGTTGGAAAGGTCCCGATAACTCGGTAGACACTTACTTCTCCGAGAACTACAACAAGGCTAATAACTCCTTGACCGGCGCAAACTTGGGAACTACGGCTTCAATGACATTCTCAAATTTTGCAGGATTCAGTGTAACAAGTAACCGTTACTTCCAGTACCGCGCGTTCTTTGAAAGCGATGATGCAAGTACGAACTGTACTTACAACTCGACGGCGACTTACTGTTCGCCAGAACTGGTGAGTGTTACCGCAGGACCAGATCGTTATGACAACACGATACCAACATTCACGACCACGGGCGCTGGCGTAACATCTGCTTTCCAAACATTGGACAGCAATGGCTTCACGGAAACTTTGGGTACGAATGGATGTTCGGCGGGTGCGAAATACGCTCTAAGTTCAAACGGTACAAACTATTATTACTACAACGGTACTTCGTGGGCTGCGTCTTCGGATTATTCAACGGCAAGTACAGCGGCACAAATCAACGCGGGAATCAGCACATTCGTAGCGACGGCAGGTACAGGAACATTAAGAGTGAAATCATTCTTAAAATCCTCTGCAACTACTCAATGTGAAATTGATAACTTGCAAATCACGGGTAAGAAATACTAA
- the smpB gene encoding SsrA-binding protein SmpB, with translation MSGNILIIQENKKARFDFHIVETFEAGLMLMGSEVKSLRAKDVQLKDSYISFRGDEAFLQNAHIAEYKASSYNNHAPERLRKLLMNRKELDEIQGALSEKGYSCVPLKIYFKNGRAKLEIALVKGKKTHDKRESIKKRDVESQLRQTIRRDR, from the coding sequence ATGAGCGGTAACATTCTGATCATTCAGGAAAATAAAAAGGCACGTTTCGATTTCCATATCGTGGAAACGTTCGAGGCGGGTCTTATGCTTATGGGAAGCGAAGTAAAATCCCTGCGCGCAAAAGACGTGCAGTTAAAGGACTCCTACATCTCTTTCCGTGGCGATGAAGCTTTCCTGCAGAATGCCCATATCGCTGAATACAAAGCCTCCAGCTATAATAATCACGCCCCAGAACGCCTTCGTAAACTTTTGATGAATCGTAAAGAGCTTGATGAAATTCAAGGCGCTTTGTCGGAAAAAGGTTATTCCTGCGTTCCTTTGAAAATCTATTTCAAAAACGGACGAGCAAAATTAGAAATCGCCTTAGTAAAAGGTAAAAAGACCCACGACAAGCGTGAGTCCATCAAAAAGCGCGACGTTGAAAGCCAGCTACGCCAAACAATCCGCCGCGATCGTTAG
- the rsmA gene encoding 16S rRNA (adenine(1518)-N(6)/adenine(1519)-N(6))-dimethyltransferase RsmA: MSYARERLKKAQEQLGIEAKKSLGQNFLVSDVVISRIIDAVKGFHPEQLVEVGPGPGALTDLLLEMNVPMQVIELDREIAAYWRAKGLTVHEQDALRLDWSQFFSDKKLVFVSNLPYQISSSIVIDRSMENHGVAHMVLMFQKEVAQRIKAPARDEHYGLLSVIAQTFWKIEIVSDAGPGDFAPPPKVASRVLGFTRITSDVKNHNSFLTFVKMAFAQRRKLLKKNLAGILTQRNVTPEQVIDWLKEMGFPETARAEELSPAQFVKLYHKFGFE, from the coding sequence ATGAGTTATGCCCGCGAACGTTTAAAGAAAGCCCAGGAACAACTGGGTATCGAAGCCAAAAAATCTTTGGGCCAAAATTTTCTAGTCAGTGATGTCGTCATTAGTCGTATCATCGACGCGGTTAAAGGTTTTCACCCAGAACAATTGGTTGAGGTCGGACCGGGGCCTGGTGCTTTGACGGATCTTTTGTTGGAAATGAATGTTCCGATGCAAGTGATAGAGCTGGATCGCGAGATCGCAGCCTATTGGCGTGCAAAAGGTTTAACCGTTCACGAGCAAGATGCTTTGCGTTTGGATTGGTCTCAGTTCTTTAGCGACAAAAAATTGGTTTTTGTTTCAAATCTTCCGTACCAAATTTCTTCCAGCATCGTAATAGATCGCTCTATGGAAAATCATGGCGTCGCCCACATGGTGTTGATGTTCCAAAAGGAAGTCGCGCAAAGGATCAAAGCCCCTGCACGCGATGAACATTATGGATTACTAAGTGTGATCGCACAGACATTCTGGAAGATCGAAATAGTGTCGGATGCGGGTCCCGGGGATTTTGCTCCGCCACCTAAGGTTGCGAGCCGCGTTTTAGGATTTACCCGCATTACAAGTGATGTAAAGAACCATAATTCGTTCCTGACATTCGTAAAAATGGCATTCGCTCAGCGTCGCAAGCTCTTGAAGAAAAATTTGGCTGGTATTTTAACCCAAAGGAATGTAACTCCAGAGCAAGTGATCGATTGGCTGAAAGAGATGGGTTTCCCTGAAACAGCCCGAGCCGAGGAATTGAGCCCTGCCCAATTTGTTAAGCTGTATCACAAGTTTGGATTTGAATAA
- the tsaD gene encoding tRNA (adenosine(37)-N6)-threonylcarbamoyltransferase complex transferase subunit TsaD, whose translation MIERVLAIETSCDDTSVAIVDRSGWVHSVVSASQDLEHEAYGGVVPEIAARNHSIALIPLIEEAFKKANMNWSDIQGISVTNRPGLVGALIVGLVTAKSLSQAKNIPFLGVNHLEGHLLAPFLKDAQYAPPEDFDYPYVGLAISGGHTSLYHITALGEYRVLGATKDDAAGECFDKFAKMAGLGFPGGVKVDQMAKQGNPHAFEFPRSMIHDDTFDMSFSGLKSSGQRMIQQLGPEQVKAQLPDLCASFQEAIVDVLIAKLDRAAKVFKAKRVILTGGVSANSRLRARAEEWAAKKGLRLVVPPLRYCTDNAAMIGYVGALRMARGETSQIDLGPSPHALQSDFK comes from the coding sequence GTGATTGAAAGAGTATTAGCGATAGAAACCAGTTGTGATGACACTTCAGTTGCGATCGTAGATCGTAGCGGTTGGGTGCATTCTGTGGTTTCAGCTTCTCAAGATCTGGAACATGAAGCTTACGGTGGAGTGGTTCCAGAAATCGCAGCCCGAAATCATTCGATTGCCCTGATTCCTTTGATCGAGGAAGCCTTCAAAAAAGCCAATATGAACTGGTCAGATATCCAAGGGATTTCGGTCACAAATCGCCCGGGACTGGTTGGCGCATTGATCGTTGGACTTGTAACGGCCAAATCATTATCTCAAGCCAAAAACATTCCTTTCTTAGGAGTGAACCATTTGGAAGGTCACTTGTTGGCGCCTTTTTTAAAAGATGCTCAATACGCTCCGCCAGAGGACTTTGATTATCCTTACGTGGGCCTTGCGATCAGTGGTGGTCACACGTCACTTTATCACATCACAGCTTTGGGTGAATATCGCGTCTTGGGTGCAACCAAAGACGATGCTGCAGGTGAGTGTTTTGATAAGTTTGCTAAAATGGCAGGCCTTGGATTTCCAGGTGGAGTCAAGGTTGATCAAATGGCAAAGCAAGGCAACCCCCATGCGTTTGAATTCCCACGAAGTATGATTCACGACGATACCTTCGACATGAGTTTTTCTGGCTTGAAGTCTTCGGGACAAAGAATGATTCAGCAATTAGGACCTGAACAAGTGAAGGCTCAGTTGCCGGATCTGTGCGCTTCTTTTCAGGAAGCGATTGTTGATGTACTTATTGCTAAACTGGATCGCGCCGCTAAAGTTTTCAAAGCTAAACGTGTGATCCTAACAGGCGGAGTGAGTGCGAATTCGCGCTTACGTGCGCGCGCCGAAGAATGGGCTGCAAAAAAGGGTCTGCGCCTAGTTGTTCCACCACTCAGATACTGCACTGATAACGCGGCTATGATCGGCTATGTTGGTGCGCTCCGTATGGCTCGTGGTGAAACTTCACAAATTGACTTGGGTCCTTCTCCTCACGCACTTCAATCGGATTTCAAATGA
- a CDS encoding tetratricopeptide repeat protein, translating to MKLLATLATISLFMTGCLQTRNDVRDNEQRQVYQQQVSTMQRQTADAGNRFSDLEEQMRAMNGRVDVVENRLENNNLDKQLKAAQQQNEALNKKVDLLQEGFTNLEKQVYALNAQVNALNANRQAAEAEAKAAAERAAAEKAVEKSKKNQYEVGQEYFNKKEWKQAILSYQKYRDESPKGSHFADATYKIGVSFQELGMKEESKTFFDEVLSKFPKSDEARRAKIRLKGLK from the coding sequence ATGAAGTTACTTGCAACCTTGGCCACTATTTCTCTTTTCATGACCGGCTGTCTGCAAACTCGTAATGATGTTCGCGACAATGAACAACGCCAAGTATACCAACAACAAGTAAGCACAATGCAAAGACAGACAGCGGATGCTGGCAATCGCTTTTCTGATCTTGAAGAGCAAATGCGCGCCATGAATGGCCGTGTTGATGTTGTGGAAAATCGTCTTGAAAATAATAATCTTGATAAGCAATTAAAGGCCGCTCAACAACAAAACGAAGCTTTGAATAAAAAAGTGGATTTGTTGCAAGAGGGTTTTACAAATCTTGAAAAACAAGTTTACGCATTGAATGCGCAAGTTAATGCCTTGAATGCAAATCGCCAGGCTGCCGAAGCCGAAGCAAAAGCTGCGGCTGAAAGAGCGGCTGCGGAAAAAGCCGTTGAGAAATCTAAAAAGAATCAATACGAAGTTGGCCAGGAGTACTTCAATAAAAAAGAGTGGAAACAGGCTATCTTAAGCTATCAAAAATACCGTGATGAATCTCCGAAGGGTTCTCACTTTGCCGATGCAACCTATAAAATCGGTGTTTCCTTCCAGGAATTGGGCATGAAAGAGGAGTCTAAAACCTTTTTTGATGAGGTTTTAAGCAAATTTCCTAAGTCAGATGAAGCTCGTCGTGCTAAGATCCGTTTGAAGGGTTTAAAATAA
- a CDS encoding DUF4398 domain-containing protein: MTLARLFIGVLFFSVMVGCQTVPAPIEDYSLARAAIDAARSVQAARHSPGYWHQAEEAYRKGRIYYDDRDFARAKEQFIRAKFAAEKAENSARLIRQKTGDIL, from the coding sequence GTGACTTTGGCCAGATTATTCATCGGAGTCTTATTTTTTTCGGTGATGGTTGGTTGTCAAACTGTCCCTGCACCCATTGAGGATTACTCACTTGCACGGGCCGCTATCGATGCGGCCCGTTCTGTTCAAGCTGCTCGTCATTCGCCAGGTTATTGGCATCAAGCTGAAGAAGCTTATCGCAAAGGCCGCATTTATTACGATGACCGTGACTTTGCCCGCGCTAAAGAACAATTTATAAGAGCTAAATTCGCTGCTGAAAAAGCAGAGAATTCAGCCCGTTTGATTCGTCAAAAGACCGGAGACATTCTATGA
- the pal gene encoding peptidoglycan-associated lipoprotein Pal — protein sequence MIRKLALGLVACAMVVGCKGKQTNSDANIQTSPTGNTALESTPLSFDPAGSDSGKIAGLVTVHFGYDKSSLDAGAKKDIATNVDWMKKNGNVKVQIEGHCDSRGTIEYNVALGERRANAVKAYMVSLGIAADRLSTISYGKEKPVANGDSEEAWGKNRRANFVPAQ from the coding sequence ATGATTCGTAAATTGGCTCTAGGTCTTGTTGCATGTGCAATGGTTGTTGGTTGTAAAGGTAAACAAACTAATTCAGATGCAAATATTCAAACGTCACCAACTGGTAACACAGCACTTGAATCAACGCCGTTGAGCTTTGATCCAGCAGGTTCTGATTCTGGTAAAATTGCTGGTCTTGTAACTGTTCATTTCGGTTACGACAAATCTAGCTTGGACGCTGGTGCGAAAAAAGACATCGCTACTAACGTAGACTGGATGAAAAAGAACGGTAACGTAAAAGTACAAATCGAAGGTCACTGTGACTCTCGTGGTACTATCGAATACAACGTAGCTCTTGGTGAGCGTCGTGCAAACGCGGTTAAAGCTTACATGGTATCTTTGGGTATCGCAGCGGACCGTTTGAGCACAATCTCTTACGGTAAAGAAAAACCAGTTGCTAACGGTGATTCTGAAGAAGCTTGGGGTAAAAACCGCCGTGCTAACTTCGTTCCTGCTCAGTAG